From a region of the Thermosipho melanesiensis BI429 genome:
- a CDS encoding pseudouridine synthase, whose protein sequence is MRLDKFLSNAKVGSRKEVKRLIKFGIVKINGEIITNVDFKVKENDIVTVNNTPITPYHNVYIIFNKPTGYTSSKSEFERNIFEFIDHPYVENLHIAGRLDKDVEGLLLITNDGIFTHKITSPKSKIEKEYIVKVDKEISDEMIQKAKDGIVLKNGTRFKPAIIKRLKDNFISITITEGKYHEIKLIVKFLGLSYKKIERIRIGKLKLEDFNLKRGEWSEIDYKTALKALE, encoded by the coding sequence ATGCGACTAGATAAATTCCTATCAAATGCAAAGGTGGGTTCTAGAAAAGAAGTTAAAAGGCTTATAAAGTTTGGGATTGTAAAGATCAATGGAGAAATAATAACAAATGTGGATTTTAAAGTAAAAGAAAATGATATTGTAACAGTAAATAACACACCCATTACCCCCTATCATAACGTTTATATAATTTTTAACAAACCTACAGGATATACTTCTAGTAAATCTGAATTTGAAAGAAATATATTTGAATTTATTGACCATCCTTACGTCGAAAATCTCCATATTGCAGGAAGACTAGATAAAGATGTGGAGGGGTTGTTATTAATTACAAACGATGGAATATTTACACATAAAATAACCTCCCCAAAAAGCAAAATAGAAAAAGAATACATAGTAAAAGTTGACAAAGAAATATCAGATGAAATGATACAAAAAGCAAAAGATGGTATAGTTTTAAAAAATGGAACACGCTTTAAACCTGCTATAATAAAGAGATTAAAAGACAACTTTATCTCCATAACAATTACGGAAGGAAAATATCATGAGATAAAATTAATAGTTAAATTCCTTGGCCTTTCCTACAAAAAAATCGAAAGAATACGCATAGGTAAATTAAAACTCGAAGATTTCAATTTAAAGAGAGGTGAATGGTCGGAAATTGATTATAAAACAGCCTTAAAAGCCCTTGAATAG